A stretch of DNA from Cyprinus carpio isolate SPL01 chromosome A25, ASM1834038v1, whole genome shotgun sequence:
agacattttttttttttttgtcagtgttctGAAACATGCGcataagctttttataatgctatttgagcaaaagatactagatttatgacacagttgttatcagatttcattggtgatttcaaatatgaaatttaatcgtaagctcaGTGAACAGTTTGGGAGAATttaatgtttccccattcaaagtgataggagctgcacttgcattcCCCAAAAGGCGTTTCAAAGATAGCCGCCGAGTGAGATGACTTACTGtaccttaaagggactttggtcaAACGTCCTGTTAGCTGGGATCAAGTGGACATCAGGAAACAGAAGTTTATAATTTAGCTCCTTTTTAACACTCACCACAGCTGGAAGTTTGCTGCTTGCGTGGAATCACAGAAATCTATGCCCATCACCACGGTAACCGATTCACCTGCTGCTAGCACGTCTGAAACAACAatgcaaacagaacaaaaataaacctgAAGTGGTTGTTGTAGATAAAGCTACTGTAGAAGATCTCATACTGCGCTGGGTTGCAGACCTATCTCAGCGAACTCTCGGATCCTCATCCCAGACTGCAGCCTGGGATCCTCGATGTGCAGGTTTTTGGTCTCGGAGTTGGTGTTGTTGGTGAACTGGATCTGGACGGCCACCATATTGGGCTCTGGACTGAAGGGCTGGCGGCTGAAGCAATACTCAACCGCAAGACCCTCACCCTTTATACGATGCAGGAGCTCATACATCTTTATCGAACCTGAAGGTGCAAGGGTCTGTGAGAAAACAGAAGTGATTTTATTCatatcaaattgatcaaaatttattatacactaccgttcaaaagtgtggggtcagtaagatttttttcttggaaagaaatgaatgcttttattcatcaaagatacattaaaattatcaaaagtgacagtaaagacataatgttacaaaagatttctatttcaggtaactgctgttattttgaactttttattcaaaatgtaaaactctcacatttctgtcttttttccttgcaattatgagtttatatttcacagatctgagggaaaaaagtctgaaatgccatatttcaaatttaaataatattaaatattacatttcagaGCAATCTAACAAAtcgtttatgcttaaaacaagagagagagaaaaaaaaatttccagttggaaaaattgagttttatttttatttttaaatcttgctttgcatatgattttcttttttgtattctgaaaataataaaaagaggtgcataaaaaaaaaaaaaagaatttaattcaaaaggaaaatgaCTTTTATCTGCAGACTCTCTAAAATTATAAACTAAGATTATGACAATATTTCTGCTGTATTTATTGCAATTTACAATTTGGCCTAAAACTCACTGTAGGTGCAAGAATGGTGTCAGTCAGTGACAAACCCTCCAGATCAGACACCAGACTACTGGACAGGAAGTTAACCGGAGTCACTGAAGCCGACGCTGGAGCTGGTTCAtctgggagagagagaaagacaaatgaTGTGCTTTTACATTCAAGTATTTGTCTTTGGTTTTGTATGTGTTGGAGGTTTTTACTCACAGTCATCCAGATCCAGCAAAGACATTTCCTGCGTCTCCTTCTTGCTCTCTTTTTTGGATTGTTTGGGAGGTTGTTTTAATACCGGCGTCTGAGCGAAACAAGAAAAAGTCTTGTGTTAGCTCTTATCCATGTGAATAACATTAAAATAGCATAATAGTACTGTTTATTAACACATTGTCTGTGTTGTTTTACCTCCTATTCAGCTCACGTGACAACAGTAGCATTCcacttttaagtttaatttattattaataaaaatagaaggcagtatactgtatataatgcagAGTATTCATGAAGTAATAAGCTGGTATTCTATTCCAATCTAGCCTGACCCTCTTCTTCCTGACGTTGGTGTCGGACTCAGACTCCTCCTCTGACTCCTCCTCCGACTCCTCCTCTGATTCGCTGCTCTCTGATTCGCTCTCTGATTCTGAAGCACTTTTCTGATTCTTCACTGCCTTCCTGCCACGCTTCCTGTCCTCGGCACTGCTGCTCTGCTCGCTGTGGGAATGATGGAGCAGAACATGAGACATTCGGTGAAACAAGCTGATCAGAACTTATAACTGACACTGATTTGGTGTATTGTGTGGATGGTGCACCTCTCTGCACTCTCCTCTGCTTGCTTCTTTGCTTTGGTCTTGTCCagcttcttcctttttttcttttcctcctcctcatcttcctcttcctcgtcAGACTCTGTCTCTTCTCcgctctcttcactctctgaacCGGAACCGCTTTCATCACTGCCGCTAGCGCTTGCCGAACCGCTGCCCGAGTCTGATTCTACCAGGAAAGCGAGTAAAATTGTGATGAAATTGTgccgaaaaaaacaaacaaaaaattgtcacattttctttgtgatgaaaaaactaaaatttaacagGTATCAGTGTTAAATctcattaaaatgaactatttttttcccGATATTTGCATGTACTGTGCATTTTTTGTCATTAAGGTTTGAAGACATTAGCTTAGCAATTTGCTAACATCAgaattcatattattttcattcaaaatagtGATGAATACTTagataaaatacattattcatgAATGAAAAGAACTAACAGGGAATCTAATTAAAATGAGTATTTTTCAATTTGTATTTCCTGTGTTGATTAGCATAGAGTAATGTCCGACAGGAATCAGTGTTGAATCTCATGTGAATTAACTTATTTTCCAATATTTGCATGTACTAAGCATTTCTTGTAATAAACGTAATTAACTTAGCAACATGCTATCAGCTTTCTGTTACAGCTAAGTGACTGTTACCACAGGTGTTGCCATAGAGACCATATTACCATATATTTTGGTTAgcattatagtattatttatatattattatagtttttagtaatattttatctttatgttttatcttaatttttttgtgtttgctatGTGCTTATTcttattagtttttgttctttttaaacattattatttagttgtttatatAAATTTCCCATTGACAAGATCATTCGCCACAGTTTACCGCTATCTGCTGATTCAGTAGGAACAGATTCTCCTTCGGAGTCCGAATAGAACGGTTTCTCTACTTTCTTCTCCTTACGATCCTTCCGGCTTGAGCATTTGCTCCAATCTGGAATCTGCAAAGGATCGCAAAACACCATCAAAACAAGCTCAAGTACATCTGAAGGACCTAATCAGAGAAAGAGGTTCATATAACGGCCATGAATGCCTCTTTATAAGCAGCAGACATCTTTGTTTACACTCATTCATTAACATAATTACGGTTCTAGAGACTTGTGTCTCTCTTTGCTCAGTGTTTGATGTCTACAGCAGGGAAGGTTGTGCATTCATGGCCACTTTCATTCTCATTGTCtacatttaaacatataattaaagAAATCACATCCTAAAAAAAAGACCCCAAAGACCTCCAGCACTGAATTATCCAAGATTAATTCAACTTTATGTTGTTTAGAACTAAATTAGCGATTAGCAATTAGCACCAGGGAGTGCTGTAGGCCATTTGCAGGGTGTTTTTTGAGGTTTCTGGTCTTTAATCGTAGAATAAAGGCTGAGGAAAGGGAAAGGCTGATCTAGCACAGTACAGACGCTATGCTAGGCTGGTGGCAAAAGCTCTTTGGGTCTGACGCTAAGGGTGACTGACAGACTCACGCTGGTTAAAGTGGTGACTCTTTCAAGCAGCGTAAATAACCTGGCAAACaggaaagaataaaaagaaacgCAAGAACGATGCTGTGAGATGGCCAgaagaagaggaaagaaaagaacagaacagaaaagaaagaaaaagatttaaaaagtacACACAAGGATTCAGGTGGCACTTGTCAACAGATTAGCACGTATTTGGATACGTTTTATGTCCATATTTCACTAACAGCTTCAGTCAAAGCAACTGAAAGTGTTACATTCATACCAAGGACGATAACTTTATAAACAGAATCAATTATAACTATACGAGAAAAGCAACTTCCACACCACAGGTATAACGATAACAACACAGAAGATTGATATTATTGAGCAATTTTTTTTCGAGCTGCTGAACAAAAAATCAGAATGCATCCGATTTTAAAGAGAGTGAGCATTTAAAGTGTCAAACAACAAAACTGTAGTGCACGCTTACTGTATAATAAACATAAGGTTATCGCCCGTTGGTGTGGGATCTAATatagttatggttatagttatcgttcttggtgtgaacgggccatTAAGGGGGAATTCACTCAGAATGAATAGCATTGTTTACATCCGTACATCCTTTAGTGTTCAATTAAATCAATTTGCTCAATTTAGCACTCAGAATTTTCAATGCAATTATGCAAATTGGGTAACTGAATAAACACGCCCACAAATGTAATGCTGAAATCAATCTGTACTGCACAACTCACAatctttttgtgttgttattaagTACTGAGTGGTTACCCAGCTAACagagaacattctcagaactttggctaacgttctggcaaggtttttaacaaacgttcttccagtaactTTAATAGAATATCTGTTTAAAGTTATCTTTagtaatgttctcaaaacgttagcacaaaaatgttatttatacatcattcatgaaactttttttctattcttaaaTGTTTCTGTTGGATGTtcgtttaatgttttttaaatgttactacatgtacaaaaaaaaaatgtaaccatgaaaaaaagttaaaacattaaaaaaaactggacattttgaatgttcagagaacatcagaaaaaacattttcataaataaattgatatgtaaataaaacattcttaGACCATATTTTGGTAAGCTGGGTATGAAATGCGGCAGATTAACACAATTTGACATACTTTACTGGGACCGTACTACAGCTGTTATTCAGGTGACTAAAATAgctctttaaaatgcaaaaagtcaCTTATATTACtctttttctttgattaaaaacataCCTTTAATTTGGTTTACTACCTGCTGTCTTGGACAAACCATCAGAGATTGTGGCTGATTAAATTTGCATGTGTTTAGTTTACATTGAAATATTGTACGCAAGAGTGTCTGTTTAGTGAATTCACCCCTTAGTTTAGAGCTTTCAGAAGGTCTCTCAATGTGGCAATAACAAATCTGTATTAGGATGATGTTTTAATGCTTTGCTGAGCATTTGGTGTCACAGTAATGGAAGTGCAACATTAATATGAAGGTTTTGCAATGTTGTGGTTTGCTTGGCAGGAAATTAAGTCAGCAGATTTCAGACTGAGACACGAAAACACACACTTTAGTAAGGTTGAGCCAGAGGCCCGACTACATAAAGGACAGAGAGAAAAGCCACAGCACTCTTGTGGGCACCTCTCTCCAGTCTCCCAAGAGACCCATTCGGCCCCCACTGGTGTCTATGACCTCCTCTTGCTGCTTAATATGGTGGGCGGGAacataaagagacagacagactgtcaGAAAAGGGATGTGGATGAACATCGGAGGGAATAAAACTGATAACTCCCAGAAATCTGCTGTGAATAATGAGTGCTTTATGAAATAACAAACATGATTATGCAGACAAAAACCTGAAGCAGGACTCAAGACCCTAACCGATCAGTGTGTGGATGAATATGCAGATTTGCGCATGGAATATTAATCAGGAAGGAGTggcatgtgtgaatgtgtgtcggTGTGTCTGTCTAGTTAGTTCTAGAACTCTCAGTGATTTAAAAAATTCTAGAACCAAAGAAAAACATTCAGATCTAGTATTTGGACAAAGAATTTTAAAGGAATGTTCAGTTTTCATTTGTTGATTTGCAGcaaaaggtttatatatatatatatatatatatatatatatatatagatatatatataaaaacaaagcaatatattttacatgtactcTACAAGTTTCATGAGAGTGGGCGGTGCTAAAGAGTTCTTATGGCATAATTTGCTTGTCACggttctctgattggtggagattctCTGCaaaattatgggtaatgtagatTTCCATCAGGAATTTCATGGTTAAACGTGATTATTTAAAAGTTGAAATAATGCGAGCTGATCACTTCGACAAAAGCATATACCCTCGATTAACAACCTTGTAGCTCAcaacaggtctgtctttaaagttattattaaaaatcagttCCGCTATTACGAAAATGAATGGAGATTTTATTTCCAGAACCCAAATGTAGCACTCTATTACCAAGGGAATTAATTTTGACACAATAACCAATAGGGCTACAGGGTGAGTAGCTACCACCCTGCTGAAATGCAGAGCGTTTGATTTATGTGTTATGAGGGTGGAGTTATGCTAATGAGCGAGGAGAGTGAGCGATATAAaagtaatgggtttttttttgtcagtgttttggGGCGTTTCTTTGGGAGGTCTTGCATGTTGGAGCTCCCTCTGGTGGTCTGTAGGAGAAGCACCCCTGCGCCCTCTGGCCCTGTCAGAACTGTTCGCTCTGCACACACAGAATCCTTCACCTCCACGTTGCGCACAGATGGGTCGGGTGCCGATTCAGGCCAGTTGGGCAGCTCCTGGTATCCGGCGGCTTTAGCATTCAGCAGATGAGACAGTGATCCCAGCTGGAAGTGATCTCTGTCTGCAAAGAATTGAAGAAAATCACAAATAAGATCTCTAATGTCTCAATTGTGTCTTCAGATTTTTCTAAAGGTCCCAGTAACCTATagctgaaactaaaatgaaaaccttTAAATGGAGACTCCAGGACGGGGGCAGGCTTGAGTGCAAGGAAAAGCTTCTTGGCATATTTGCTAAGAGCGCCGCTCTTATCGGTGGGCACAATGAGCTGGCGGATAAAGCGGGCACGATCTCTGATGTCATAGTTTTGATCATATTTTGCCAGGTTCAGTACATACTGCGTCAACAGTTTACTCTGAAagacagaaaagagaagaaaaacacaaaggaATTTAACTCTCAGGAGTCTCAAGAGTTTCATGCCTGAGAGGCAACGTAGTTGAGTGCATCTAAATGATATGACATGCAGACAAAGATTGTATTGCTTGATTAAATAACGACTCATGCTGGGTTTCTCCAAAAAATTGTTACATGAAAAGAAAAagttaagtgaaataaaattataaattttatttacttgccaaagcaacatttctcatttttatttagtttaacttgatgtactaaaataattaaaacataaaataattattaaaataaaaagaaattaaatgcataaatgtgcatggaaaataactcaaaaatacatttattaatacatttcagttgTGTCCCCATGTTTTCACTCCTATATTGTCCTGTCTTTCAGCTGTTTTAACCTCATTTCAGAGGTTTTCAGAAAGCTTCAGCTATATTAAACCATCGTTTTGGAAAATACTGCACAACATCAGATTACCTTAAACATCTTAAACTGGCTTTcgtgcatttttaatgtaaaaaccaAGGGCGCTTGCTTACTGCTAATGTGCTCTGCATCATTTATCCTAGTGTTAAACAAGCTAATGTGATGCATGTAGTCACTTCTGTGCAGGGTTATctataactaaaactattcaaatattttcattaattgaaataaagctaaagtaaaatataaatattagaaaaactcAGCGAAAATTGCCTCAggcattaactgaaataagattaagttaaagcactaaaattactaaatggaaattaaataactaaaaatgaaataaaaaccaatctaactattaatatttttttttaattaataaaaataacaaaagcacataacaacaaaaaaactaaaattaaaataaaaactgaaaatataaaaatacaaaacatgaaaaaaaatttttttaaatactattaaagtaaCAACTGCTTCTTTGTAAAACTGGCCATAACCACATGCTTGTCCCCTCACCTGTTTTGAGTTAGTAAGGTACAGTTTGGCAGCCAGATTGATAATCTGCAGCTTGACAATGTCTTCCTCATTGGTGAAGCTCTTGGCCATCTTTCTCAGGACGTCGGGGGCGATTTTGGGGACGTGTTCGCAGTATTCTCCGATCAGCCACAGGATGCTCGCTCGGGCCATGGGCACCTGATGTCACACACAATATCAGGACTACGGAgtctgtttaattgtgaaaatggGTAGTTTAGATCACAACTCTACCTGGATGTTGTCGATGAGTTTGGCCATGTGTTTGATGATGTCGCTGTGCTGTTCAGGCTGCATCTGCAGAAGCTTTTTGATCACCACCACTGATTCCGCCACGACcaactctgaaaacacacacaaacaaacaaacaaacaccaaataTTATTTGAGATTATTTGACAGACGTCTTTGGCCATTGCATTGTGTCTTGCTGTTTTATTCAGCATGCGATGGAccaatttcaaatgtatttaaagagTATTTACAGGAACAATTGCATGTTACAAAGTCAAAGGcacatatttttcttcttttgcatcATAAGAACCTCATCTGACATCAAGCAAACAACTTTTGATGTCTGCTTAAGTGGTTCTCACTTTATGGATAATTAATGACAGTGTGGGCATTATAAACAGTTCTGTTGCATTCCCTTGCACttcaacacacactctcaccgtCTCTATTGGACAGCAGCTGTACGAGGCCGTTCAGACAGGTGTCTCTGACTTCACCGATGTTTGTAGCACAGCGACCTATGGCCTGAATGCTGGCCGCCACAAAATCCTTATCCATGCTCTTAATATATGTTTGAAAACAAATAGAGAAATATATTATCCCTAATTATAATATTCCAGAATATACTACTGTTTAAGATCTATAATCTTAACATGGGAAGTTGACAAAATGGCATGgacataaatttattttattcaacatcaaAATTTTTGGttcaaatgtactgtatatgtatgtgtatgtaagtGTATTTTAGGTGTTGTGATGGGTcaccatttcattttttcatcatttttatccACCTTTACAATTCACTTAATTAGTCATGTGgtgtgacaaatacatttttttaaagtgcaaatattaaaaaaaaagaaaaatatattatgtatatattttaaaaatatttatatataatataaattatgtgatataaatatatacctgtaaatattttccaaaatatatacatgtatgtgtgtgtattttatatatacataaaaaagatacacagtacacacacacatatattatgtaaacaaaaaatgtttatattggaTGCGATTAACTgagattaatcgttgcccagcactaatatattgtaacaatattaccgttttaactgaatttttggtcaaataaataaagcaaataaatgccttggtaagcataagagacttgcttcaaaagcattacaaaacttactgaccccaaacttttgaatggtatattataataaatcataaattgtattatattatattatattatattacaccaTAAAAGCAGCATATGTAAAAATGGTACCTGAAATTCTCTCAGGATGGTGGAGATGTTCGTCTCATTAGCCAAATTAGTCAAAACCTCCAGCTGTGTTAATAAGAGAAGATAAAATCATCAGTCCAGTTTTAAAACTCTCAAACTATCTGAACTATCTCAACTTTTTTGACTGAAATCATATAATGACATAATATCTCAGCATAGAGTTTCTGGTGTTTCAGAGCGTGTCTGTTCACCTTGAGGACTTTGATCTGCGTCGGGTCCGTGGAGCGGATATAAAAACTCTTCAGATACGGCTCAAACATTCCCTGAAAGACAAAAACATGCATATTCAAACATCAGAGCATTCATTTAAACAGCCTGAAAACCttctgcacaaaaacattttttatgcctTTACAGAAAGGCTTCTAAAAATCTGAAATCTCTCAAGGACAAACCATTAAATGTATGAAAGCAAAACCTTTTAGGTTAAATATtgaatcataaaatatttaaactttattaaagcACTTTTATACAATTTGCAGCAACGCTCCTCAATGCATTGAACTATATGGAGTAAAACATCAAGCTCCAGCGTTCAGATCAAACGTTGTTTGTTGACCTTTCCAATCACACTTGATGCATAAAGTTTGTTAAACAAAATCTCAAAAGCATGTCACGATATTCAGAAAAATACACAATCatcatattatgtaaataaatgataaaattgcCCTTCTGTGACTCAGTGATCTCCAGTGCTTTTCAAGAGGAAGTCAAAGTGATGCATGTGCTTTACACTTTTATGTGAATCACTCACTCGTCTTTTGATGCTCATCGTGGCAACGTTCTGAAGCACGACGTACTGCACTTCACTACAGAGACACAAAACATGACAACATGAAGATGTTCATAATTCAAAACCCTTAAAAAGCATTTGAGATGAAaagtaatattttcaaaaaagagGCTTAAATGGAGTGATGCATGTGAATAATGGATGATGTTTAAGGTCTGAGCATCTCTCAATCTGCAGCTAATGCCAAATTCTGTGTGCGAATTGCAGTGTCATCATCCAGTGCCATTTCTCCTGCATCAGCTGACGCCCAGCCTGACATCATTAAACAGAGAGACTTTCACGCTGTGTCAGAGTTTCAGGGACTAAGTGTGCTTGTCTCTGAGCTGCGTGTGACGTGGGGTAAATGTTTCATTAGTAAGTGACTGATTACTCACCTGTGGCTGCGCATTAACCTGACCAGTGCCTTAGCAATGATGCCCACCTCTGCTTTAGGAGCCAAATGGAAGTACAACTGAGCTACTGCCATCACCACctgcacagacagagagaggggtTCATTAGGAGACAGTTACGGCTAAATGAACACCATTTCTCTATTTAGAGGTCATGTGTGAACAGATCCAATTATCATAATGCTGGCAAATCAGCTTCAGCACTTTGTCAACTTAAATACTGATGCAATGTCTGaacaagagtaaaaaaaaaaaccctgataattaaaaaaaaagacactaagctaaaatacattttaataattcta
This window harbors:
- the LOC109058051 gene encoding LOW QUALITY PROTEIN: AP-3 complex subunit beta-2-like (The sequence of the model RefSeq protein was modified relative to this genomic sequence to represent the inferred CDS: inserted 1 base in 1 codon), with amino-acid sequence MSASSAFSDEKGGSASEPEYGHDPASGGIFSSDYKRHDDLKEMLDSNKDSLKLEAMKRIVAMIARGKNASDLFPAVVKNVACKNIEVKKLVYVYLVRYAEEQQDLALLSISTFQRGLKDPNQLIRASALRVLSSIRVTIIVPIMMLAIKEAASDMSPYVRKTAAHAIPKLHSLDPEQKDQLIEVIEKLLADKTTLVAGSVVMAFEEVCPDRIDLIHKNYRKLCNLLIDVEEWGQVVIINMLTRYARTQFLNPNINESLLEENSEKAFYASDDEEEEDKKAEPATLAKRKPYVMDPDHRLLLRNTKPLLQSRNAAVVMAVAQLYFHLAPKAEVGIIAKALVRLMRSHSEVQYVVLQNVATMSIKRRGMFEPYLKSFYIRSTDPTQIKVLKLEVLTNLANETNISTILREFQTYIKSMDKDFVAASIQAIGRCATNIGEVRDTCLNGLVQLLSNRDELVVAESVVVIKKLLQMQPEQHSDIIKHMAKLIDNIQVPMARASILWLIGEYCEHVPKIAPDVLRKMAKSFTNEEDIVKLQIINLAAKLYLTNSKQSKLLTQYVLNLAKYDQNYDIRDRARFIRQLIVPTDKSGALSKYAKKLFLALKPAPVLESPFKDRDHFQLGSLSHLLNAKAAGYQELPNWPESAPDPSVRNVEIPDWSKCSSRKDRKEKKVEKPFYSDSEGESVPTESADSESDSGSGSASASGSDESGSGSESEESGEETESDEEEEDEEEEKKKRKKLDKTKAKKQAEESAESEQSSSAEDRKRGRKAVKNQKSASESESESESSESEEESEEESEEESESDTNVRKKRTPVLKQPPKQSKKESKKETQEMSLLDLDDYEPAPASASVTPVNFLSSSLVSDLEGLSLTDTILAPTTLAPSGSIKMYELLHRIKGEGLAVEYCFSRQPFSPEPNMVAVQIQFTNNTNSETKNLHIEDPRLQSGMRIREFAEIDVLAAGESVTVVMGIDFCDSTQAANFQLCTHTRKFFVSIQPPVGELMTPVFLTENDFKKEQGKLMGMNEILEKLTLGEKCVNEHVIVERVTATANLSRVPCGSDKECRFAGKTVSSGCLVLVTVTTKXGGGAQLTVNCEKMLIGTMLVKDILQALSQ